From Lujinxingia litoralis, one genomic window encodes:
- a CDS encoding sensor histidine kinase: protein MSSTKTYHPLVLRDLEVAGLSAGEAPSQEAWQGFLQRISQRYEEGFEGALVLDERFDKMIRHAVDPFFLHDTRGQVIEVNHAACEMLGYSREEMLGMHVSVFEMDLKPGAIWERMTIDEVFTVEGRHRSKEGRVYPVETRVGAFMAGGQKVILALCRDVSERVERSRELRTLNAELEAARDAAMHASASKSDFLASMSHELRTPLSAVIGYSEYLLERMSDDDEERYAGDLERIRVAGEHLLALINDVLDLSKIEAGKLAANVDRFEVAGLLQEVKSTVAPLASSRGNRLVVRCAPELGEMHSDATRVRQILLNLLGNACKFTDAGEVGVEATLVRSDTIALRVWDTGVGMSPEALARVFEAFEQANAQVASQYGGTGLGLTLTERFCRLLGGEISARSTPGQGTEFLVELPLVLEA from the coding sequence ATGAGTTCGACAAAGACGTATCATCCCCTGGTCTTGCGGGACCTGGAGGTCGCCGGCCTCTCGGCGGGGGAGGCTCCCTCACAGGAGGCCTGGCAGGGGTTTTTGCAGCGCATCTCCCAGCGCTACGAGGAGGGGTTTGAGGGCGCGCTGGTGCTGGATGAGCGCTTCGATAAGATGATCCGCCACGCCGTCGATCCCTTTTTTCTGCACGATACCCGGGGGCAAGTGATCGAGGTCAATCACGCGGCCTGCGAGATGCTGGGCTACAGCCGGGAAGAGATGCTGGGGATGCATGTCAGCGTCTTTGAGATGGACTTAAAACCCGGGGCGATCTGGGAGCGCATGACCATCGACGAGGTGTTCACCGTCGAGGGGCGTCATCGCAGCAAGGAGGGGCGCGTCTACCCGGTTGAGACGCGGGTAGGGGCGTTTATGGCCGGGGGTCAAAAGGTGATCCTGGCGCTGTGCCGCGATGTCAGCGAGCGGGTCGAGCGGAGCCGGGAGCTGCGCACGCTCAACGCCGAGTTGGAAGCGGCCCGCGATGCGGCGATGCACGCCAGCGCCTCGAAGAGCGACTTCCTGGCGAGCATGAGTCATGAGTTGCGCACGCCGCTGAGCGCGGTGATCGGGTACTCGGAGTACCTGCTGGAGCGGATGTCGGACGATGATGAGGAGCGCTACGCGGGCGACCTGGAGCGGATCCGGGTCGCCGGCGAACACCTGCTCGCGCTGATCAACGACGTCCTTGATCTCTCCAAGATCGAGGCCGGCAAACTCGCCGCCAACGTGGATCGCTTTGAGGTGGCCGGGCTGCTTCAGGAGGTGAAGTCGACGGTGGCGCCGCTGGCCTCCTCGCGGGGCAACCGCCTGGTGGTACGCTGTGCGCCGGAGCTCGGGGAGATGCACAGCGACGCGACCCGGGTGCGCCAGATCCTGCTCAATCTGCTGGGTAACGCCTGCAAGTTTACCGACGCCGGGGAGGTCGGCGTGGAGGCCACGCTCGTGCGCTCCGATACGATCGCGTTGCGGGTCTGGGATACCGGGGTCGGCATGAGCCCGGAGGCGCTGGCGCGGGTGTTTGAGGCCTTTGAGCAGGCCAACGCTCAGGTGGCCAGTCAGTATGGAGGCACCGGGCTGGGGCTGACCCTGACCGAGCGCTTTTGCCGCCTGCTCGGAGGTGAGATCAGCGCGCGCTCAACGCCGGGGCAGGGGACCGAGTTTCTGGTGGAGTTGCCTCTGGTGCTCGAGGCGTAA
- a CDS encoding ABC-F family ATP-binding cassette domain-containing protein — protein MITTSGVMVNFSGQPLFEDVNVKFLPGNCYGLIGANGAGKSTFLKVLYGELEPSAGVVSIPSNLRMTRLEQDQFRYDDDVAMDVVLRGHPRLYEVHKEREKLYASADFSEEDGARAAELEMLYADLNGYEAEAEAAILLSGLGVADDEHHRRMGDLEAGQKVRVLLAQALFGKPDILLLDEPTNNLDVHTIAWLEDYLQRLESLVIVVSHDRHFLNNVCTHIADIDFRRLKIYVGNYDFWLQAAELALQQRRDAQKKASDKAKDLKAFIERFSSNASKARQATSRKKLLDQLTLDDLPISTRKYPHIHFNFERECGKKVLILEDLHKSIDGEQLLNGFNLNVLPGDRIAFVGPDGRPRTTLFQILAGELEPDSGTVEWGSTISSAYFPKDNEAYFKDVNLNLIDWLRQYTEDMHLEDVRGFLGRMLFSGEDTKKSVKVLSGGEKVRCMLSRMMQVGANLLILDEPTNHLDLESITALNKGMQAFSENNVILFASHDRELVRTVANRIIELGPNGYLDFHMPFDEYVTSERVAQARRELHGAELGL, from the coding sequence ATGATCACAACCTCTGGCGTGATGGTGAACTTCAGCGGGCAGCCGCTCTTTGAAGATGTGAACGTGAAGTTCCTTCCGGGGAACTGCTACGGGCTCATCGGGGCGAATGGCGCCGGCAAGTCGACGTTTTTGAAGGTGCTCTATGGGGAGCTGGAGCCGTCGGCCGGGGTGGTCAGCATTCCCTCCAACCTGCGGATGACCCGTCTGGAGCAGGACCAGTTCCGCTACGACGACGACGTGGCAATGGACGTGGTGCTGCGCGGCCACCCTCGCCTCTACGAAGTTCACAAGGAACGCGAGAAGCTCTACGCCAGCGCGGACTTCAGCGAAGAGGACGGTGCCCGGGCCGCCGAGTTGGAGATGCTCTACGCCGATCTCAACGGGTATGAGGCCGAGGCCGAGGCCGCGATCCTGCTCTCGGGGCTGGGCGTGGCCGATGATGAGCATCATCGGCGGATGGGCGATCTGGAGGCCGGTCAGAAGGTGCGCGTGCTCCTGGCGCAGGCGCTCTTTGGCAAGCCCGACATCCTGCTGCTCGACGAGCCCACCAACAACCTGGACGTGCACACCATCGCCTGGCTGGAGGATTACCTGCAGCGGCTGGAGTCGCTGGTGATCGTGGTCAGCCACGACCGTCACTTCCTCAACAACGTGTGCACCCATATCGCCGACATCGATTTTCGGCGCCTCAAGATCTACGTGGGGAACTACGACTTCTGGTTGCAGGCCGCCGAGCTGGCGCTTCAGCAGCGCCGCGATGCCCAGAAGAAGGCCTCCGATAAGGCCAAAGACCTCAAGGCCTTCATCGAGCGCTTCAGCTCCAACGCGTCGAAGGCCCGGCAGGCCACCTCGCGCAAGAAGCTGCTGGATCAGCTTACGCTCGACGATCTGCCGATCTCCACGCGTAAGTACCCGCACATCCACTTCAATTTCGAGCGGGAGTGCGGCAAGAAAGTCCTGATTCTGGAGGACCTCCACAAGAGCATCGATGGCGAGCAGCTGCTCAACGGCTTTAACCTCAACGTGCTCCCCGGCGACCGCATCGCGTTTGTGGGGCCGGATGGACGTCCGCGCACCACGCTCTTTCAGATCCTGGCCGGAGAGCTGGAGCCGGATAGCGGTACGGTGGAGTGGGGCAGCACGATTTCCAGCGCGTACTTCCCCAAGGATAACGAGGCCTACTTCAAGGATGTGAACCTCAACCTGATCGACTGGCTGCGGCAGTACACCGAGGATATGCACCTGGAAGATGTGCGCGGCTTTCTGGGGCGGATGCTCTTCAGCGGGGAAGACACCAAGAAGAGCGTCAAGGTGCTCAGCGGTGGTGAGAAGGTCCGCTGCATGCTCTCGCGGATGATGCAGGTGGGCGCGAACCTGCTGATCCTTGATGAGCCGACCAACCACCTGGATCTTGAGAGCATCACCGCGCTCAACAAAGGGATGCAGGCGTTTAGCGAGAATAACGTGATCTTGTTTGCCTCGCACGACCGGGAGCTGGTGCGCACGGTGGCCAACCGCATCATTGAGCTGGGGCCCAACGGGTACCTGGATTTCCACATGCCCTTTGATGAGTACGTGACCAGCGAGCGGGTCGCCCAGGCGCGCCGGGAGCTGCACGGGGCAGAGCTCGGACTCTAA
- a CDS encoding DUF4878 domain-containing protein produces MMRVRAMWAWLIGGMVMALVSGCERGDDLGQQAPEEVAVAYLEAMRDGQVEKAWAMVTRADQEAMPLKVLQAQRDQAQERIDEVAATMSFEVGEVRPQDGEVVVEVSLKSTSDALPPAAARPQEIRVRQTAAGWRVDTEWAEKAGSVLDRPEGEGAPGMQ; encoded by the coding sequence TTGATGCGAGTACGAGCGATGTGGGCGTGGCTGATCGGTGGCATGGTGATGGCGCTGGTAAGTGGGTGTGAGCGCGGCGATGATCTGGGGCAGCAGGCGCCCGAAGAGGTGGCGGTGGCCTACCTGGAGGCGATGCGTGATGGCCAGGTGGAGAAGGCCTGGGCGATGGTGACCCGGGCTGATCAGGAGGCCATGCCCCTAAAAGTGCTGCAGGCGCAACGCGATCAGGCCCAGGAGCGCATCGACGAGGTGGCCGCCACGATGAGCTTTGAGGTGGGGGAGGTTCGCCCGCAGGATGGCGAGGTGGTGGTGGAGGTGAGCCTGAAGAGCACCTCCGATGCGCTGCCGCCGGCGGCGGCCCGGCCGCAGGAGATTCGCGTGCGTCAGACCGCGGCGGGCTGGCGCGTCGACACCGAGTGGGCCGAGAAAGCCGGCAGCGTGCTCGATCGCCCCGAGGGCGAAGGCGCCCCGGGAATGCAGTGA
- a CDS encoding PPC domain-containing protein translates to MYQPSGHPFAPRALAALSLTACISLTSACASSGPFLTDDLSTIKVESSTSGTLSASGNINATNGARYTTYAVNLKANQVLRLKANATGFSPVLTVFAPDFTPLASTLDQPAADGQARLITRAPAAGRYLVVLASQSAGAIGSFTLESSELAAQAEVSLPGSAAGYIFPGMSTHPVTGIPGAVFPLNLDEETLLNIRAHSMEFDTYLSIVDTRGNTVVAENDDSAIPGQGNPTDSGVLSVFPAGSYQIWVNSYQGQGQGAFTLDVQPQEMSVSESFSLGELYQGVYGLNPQVHGAAARPGFAYPFTLEEANTVKLQMEANTFDAYLYLLDSNGRVVAEDDDSAGALNPRIIQDLEAGDYTLVASSLAQRASGPFTLDAEIIVVDDRTSIAPGETIESYILPSDTGMTNRPGLGRTYTLEVTETTQVRIDLRSSSFDPYLVIQDQSGNLIEENDDANQSTNSSIQRQLTPGTYNILVTSYGGQGLGDFELQVMGSALSGQSV, encoded by the coding sequence GTGTACCAACCCTCAGGTCACCCTTTCGCCCCGCGCGCCCTGGCAGCCCTCTCGCTGACGGCGTGCATCTCGCTGACCAGCGCCTGCGCCTCCTCCGGCCCCTTCCTCACCGACGATCTTTCCACCATCAAGGTCGAGTCCTCGACCTCGGGTACCTTGAGCGCCAGCGGCAACATCAACGCCACTAACGGCGCGCGCTACACCACCTACGCGGTGAACCTCAAAGCCAACCAGGTCCTGCGCCTCAAGGCCAACGCCACCGGCTTTAGCCCGGTGCTTACCGTGTTCGCCCCCGATTTCACGCCGCTGGCCTCCACTCTGGACCAGCCTGCCGCCGACGGGCAGGCTCGCCTGATCACCCGGGCGCCGGCCGCCGGGCGCTACCTGGTGGTCCTCGCCAGCCAGAGCGCCGGCGCCATCGGCAGCTTCACCCTGGAGAGCTCCGAGCTGGCCGCTCAGGCCGAGGTCTCTCTGCCCGGCTCCGCCGCCGGCTACATCTTCCCCGGGATGAGCACCCACCCGGTCACCGGCATCCCCGGCGCGGTCTTCCCGCTGAACCTCGACGAAGAAACACTGCTCAACATCCGCGCGCACTCCATGGAGTTCGACACCTACCTGAGCATCGTCGACACCCGGGGGAACACCGTGGTCGCCGAGAACGACGACTCGGCCATCCCGGGGCAGGGCAACCCGACCGACTCGGGCGTGCTCTCGGTCTTTCCGGCCGGCTCCTACCAGATCTGGGTGAACTCCTATCAGGGCCAGGGCCAGGGCGCCTTCACCCTGGACGTTCAGCCTCAGGAGATGTCCGTCTCGGAGAGCTTCTCGCTGGGCGAGCTCTACCAGGGGGTCTACGGGCTCAATCCCCAGGTGCACGGCGCGGCCGCGCGCCCCGGATTTGCCTACCCCTTCACCCTGGAAGAGGCGAACACAGTCAAGCTGCAGATGGAGGCCAACACCTTCGACGCCTACCTCTACCTGCTCGACAGCAACGGGCGCGTGGTGGCCGAAGATGACGACTCGGCCGGAGCCCTGAACCCGCGCATCATCCAGGATCTTGAGGCCGGCGACTACACCCTGGTGGCCAGCTCCCTGGCCCAGCGCGCCTCGGGCCCCTTTACCCTGGATGCCGAGATCATCGTCGTCGATGATCGCACCAGCATCGCCCCTGGCGAGACGATCGAGAGCTACATCCTGCCCTCGGACACCGGGATGACCAATCGCCCCGGGCTCGGCCGCACCTACACCCTGGAGGTCACCGAGACCACCCAGGTACGCATCGATCTGCGCTCCAGCTCTTTCGATCCCTACCTGGTCATCCAGGACCAGAGCGGCAACCTCATCGAGGAGAATGACGACGCCAACCAGTCGACCAACTCCAGCATCCAGCGCCAGCTGACGCCGGGCACCTACAACATCCTGGTGACCAGCTACGGCGGCCAGGGCCTCGGCGACTTTGAGCTGCAGGTCATGGGCTCAGCGCTCAGCGGACAAAGCGTTTAA
- a CDS encoding SLC13 family permease, with protein MESLTPDMITVLVILASAIYLFVSEIVRIDVAAIIIMVAVGLTGLVSGDQLFNGFASNAVISIIAVMILGAALDRVGIMRRVAAFLLKVGGRTEGRIISLISGSVAAISAFMQNIGAAALFLPVSERLAERTGISVSRILMPMGFAAILGGTMTLVASGPLILLNDLLAASSQNLGVEIEPLGLFTPTPIGIALTVAGIAMFAIAGKWLLPSNTIQESEEARDLAATYGIDQTIHAFAVGSDSPLCGDSVEAIEAQRQGIVLLAIARDGELTPAPTRDFCIQQGDVLAILGPAERIEHLAQSARLTPTANTPFAALHDDQHAGLAEVLVRPGSDVVGKKVVDLRLRAAFGVTVLGIHRRGELLIDDVRQIVLDAGDVLVLFTPWERLQTLAKEPPFVVLSDYPAEPARTHKTRWALLAFGLALGLVIFSSLKLSLALMVGAVIVLITGVLTADEAYRAVSWKTVFLLAALIPLGQAVEDTGTAAWIAERVIGLTEGFPTWGVQLTIALLATAFTLTISNVGATVLLVPLAANVAVGVGADPAQFGLIVALAASNAFLLPTHQVNALLMGPGGYRVKDFLKAGTAMTVLFTAVLIGTINIFF; from the coding sequence ATGGAATCCCTGACCCCGGACATGATCACAGTGCTGGTGATACTGGCCAGTGCGATCTACCTCTTTGTCTCCGAGATCGTTCGCATCGACGTGGCGGCCATCATCATCATGGTGGCCGTCGGCCTCACCGGCCTGGTCAGCGGCGATCAGCTCTTCAACGGCTTCGCCTCCAACGCCGTCATCTCGATCATCGCCGTGATGATCCTGGGCGCCGCCCTCGACAGGGTCGGCATCATGCGGCGAGTTGCCGCCTTTTTGCTCAAGGTCGGCGGCCGCACCGAGGGGCGCATCATCTCGCTGATCTCGGGGAGCGTGGCCGCGATCAGCGCCTTTATGCAAAACATCGGCGCCGCCGCCCTCTTCTTACCGGTGAGCGAGCGCCTGGCCGAGCGCACCGGCATCTCGGTCTCCCGCATTCTGATGCCGATGGGCTTCGCGGCCATTCTGGGCGGCACGATGACCCTGGTGGCCTCCGGGCCGCTGATTCTCCTCAACGACCTGCTCGCTGCCAGCTCCCAGAACCTGGGCGTGGAGATCGAGCCCCTGGGCCTCTTCACCCCCACCCCCATCGGCATCGCGCTGACGGTGGCCGGCATCGCCATGTTCGCCATCGCCGGCAAGTGGCTGCTGCCCTCCAACACCATTCAGGAGAGTGAGGAAGCCCGCGACCTGGCCGCGACCTACGGCATCGACCAGACCATTCACGCCTTTGCCGTCGGCTCCGATAGCCCCCTGTGTGGTGACTCCGTCGAGGCCATCGAGGCTCAGCGCCAGGGCATCGTCCTGCTGGCCATCGCCCGCGACGGCGAACTGACCCCGGCCCCCACCCGCGACTTCTGCATCCAGCAGGGCGACGTCCTGGCCATCCTGGGACCGGCCGAGCGCATCGAGCACCTGGCTCAGAGCGCGCGCCTTACCCCCACCGCCAACACCCCCTTTGCCGCCCTGCACGATGACCAGCACGCCGGCCTGGCCGAGGTCCTGGTGCGCCCGGGCAGCGACGTGGTGGGCAAGAAGGTCGTCGATCTGCGCCTGCGCGCCGCCTTTGGCGTCACGGTCCTGGGCATCCACCGCCGGGGAGAGCTCCTGATCGATGATGTGCGCCAGATCGTGCTCGACGCCGGCGACGTCCTGGTGCTCTTCACCCCCTGGGAACGCCTGCAGACCCTGGCCAAAGAGCCCCCCTTCGTGGTGCTGAGCGACTACCCGGCCGAGCCGGCCCGCACGCATAAGACCCGCTGGGCGCTGCTGGCCTTTGGCCTGGCCCTGGGCCTGGTGATCTTCTCCTCGCTCAAGCTCTCCCTGGCGCTGATGGTCGGCGCGGTCATCGTGCTCATCACCGGAGTGCTCACCGCCGACGAAGCCTACCGCGCCGTCTCCTGGAAAACCGTCTTCCTGCTGGCCGCGCTCATCCCCCTGGGCCAGGCCGTGGAAGACACCGGCACCGCCGCCTGGATCGCCGAGCGCGTCATCGGCCTGACCGAAGGCTTCCCCACCTGGGGCGTGCAGCTGACCATCGCGCTGCTGGCCACGGCCTTCACGCTGACCATCTCCAACGTCGGCGCCACCGTCCTGCTGGTGCCCCTGGCCGCCAACGTGGCCGTGGGCGTAGGTGCTGACCCGGCCCAGTTCGGTCTGATCGTAGCCCTGGCCGCCTCCAACGCCTTCTTGCTCCCGACCCACCAGGTCAACGCCCTGCTGATGGGCCCCGGCGGCTACCGCGTCAAAGACTTCCTGAAGGCCGGTACCGCCATGACCGTCCTCTTCACCGCGGTGCTCATCGGGACCATCAACATCTTCTTCTGA
- a CDS encoding IMPACT family protein: MRVNTPDEEQPYWTLAGVGTSEHVVERSRFLGYALAVSSEEEAQAFIAEKRREFYDARHVCFAFRLGRGAQPLERSSDDGEPARTAGFPMLQILEGLELVDVLVVVVRYFGGIKLGTGGLARAYREAARQAVEAAGPERRFPQREVALNIPYGVQAQVEHLLGPMEEVEVLRVDYAADVTLHLGVRCLALEDLRARLATLLQRDGADVFEGDEG, translated from the coding sequence ATGAGGGTCAACACCCCGGACGAAGAACAACCCTACTGGACGCTGGCCGGCGTCGGGACCTCGGAGCATGTGGTCGAGCGCAGTCGCTTTTTGGGCTACGCGCTGGCGGTGAGCTCGGAGGAGGAGGCGCAGGCCTTTATCGCCGAGAAGCGGCGCGAGTTTTACGACGCGCGCCATGTCTGCTTTGCGTTTCGGCTGGGGCGGGGCGCCCAGCCCCTGGAGCGCAGCAGCGACGACGGGGAGCCGGCGCGCACCGCGGGGTTTCCGATGCTGCAGATCCTGGAGGGGCTGGAGCTGGTCGATGTGCTGGTGGTGGTCGTGCGCTATTTTGGCGGCATCAAGCTGGGGACCGGGGGGCTGGCCCGGGCCTACCGGGAGGCGGCCCGGCAGGCGGTGGAGGCGGCCGGGCCCGAGCGGCGATTTCCGCAGCGGGAGGTGGCGTTGAACATCCCCTACGGGGTCCAGGCCCAGGTGGAGCATCTGCTCGGGCCGATGGAGGAGGTGGAGGTGCTCCGCGTCGACTACGCGGCCGATGTCACCCTTCATCTCGGCGTCCGCTGTCTCGCTCTCGAAGACCTGCGGGCTCGCCTGGCCACCCTGCTGCAGCGCGATGGGGCCGACGTGTTTGAGGGCGACGAGGGCTAG
- a CDS encoding glycosyltransferase gives MPLTFLIITPIALAALIGAFNLLTWPRRLPPASPPSQLAVLIPARNEERNIEACLRSVARAAEAHPEVDVAILVYDDHSTDQTPQTLHTLQQEIPGLVLVPATPLPTGWAGKCHACHRLASHTERDHLLFIDADVRLEPTAFSQLAAWQQRYRADVVSAVPAQVTGSLAERLILPLLHLTYLSWLPLLLIPHTRRPDLLAMNGQVLYTTRQAYRATGGFEAIRDALVDDMAFGRRAKEAGQRVVFADGTHLARCRMYRELAEVWDGFTKNIYPGLGKSPLLLLGVIALYLSAFVAPFGLLALSLVLPALHALTLPAMVACSLNLLYRLALAGRFGHPLTGVVLHPVAVLLLLAIALNSWRATRRGELRWAGRTYPNA, from the coding sequence GTGCCGCTGACCTTCCTTATCATCACCCCCATCGCGCTGGCCGCTCTGATCGGCGCCTTCAACCTGCTGACCTGGCCCCGACGCCTCCCCCCGGCCTCGCCACCCTCACAGCTGGCTGTACTCATCCCGGCCCGCAACGAGGAGCGCAACATCGAGGCCTGCCTCCGCAGCGTGGCCCGCGCCGCCGAAGCCCACCCCGAGGTCGACGTAGCGATCCTGGTCTACGACGACCACTCCACCGACCAGACCCCGCAGACCCTGCACACGCTTCAACAGGAGATTCCCGGGCTCGTTCTGGTGCCGGCCACACCGCTGCCGACCGGGTGGGCCGGCAAATGCCACGCCTGCCACCGCCTGGCCAGCCACACCGAGCGCGATCATCTCCTCTTCATCGACGCCGACGTGCGCCTGGAGCCCACCGCGTTCTCGCAGCTCGCCGCCTGGCAACAACGCTACCGTGCCGACGTGGTCAGCGCGGTCCCGGCCCAGGTCACCGGCTCGCTGGCCGAGCGCCTCATCCTGCCCCTCTTGCACCTGACCTACCTGAGCTGGCTCCCCCTGCTCCTCATCCCCCACACCCGCCGCCCCGACCTCCTGGCCATGAACGGCCAGGTCCTCTACACCACCCGCCAGGCCTACCGGGCCACCGGCGGCTTTGAAGCCATTCGCGACGCCCTGGTCGACGATATGGCCTTTGGACGCCGCGCCAAAGAAGCCGGCCAACGCGTGGTCTTTGCCGATGGCACCCACCTGGCCCGCTGCCGCATGTACCGCGAGCTGGCCGAGGTCTGGGACGGATTTACCAAAAATATTTACCCGGGCCTGGGCAAAAGCCCGCTTCTCCTGCTCGGCGTTATCGCCCTCTACCTGAGCGCCTTCGTTGCCCCCTTTGGGCTGCTGGCGCTGAGCCTGGTTCTGCCCGCGCTCCACGCGCTCACCCTGCCGGCGATGGTGGCCTGCAGCCTCAACCTGCTCTATCGCCTGGCACTGGCTGGGCGCTTTGGCCACCCTCTCACAGGCGTGGTCCTCCATCCGGTGGCCGTGCTTCTGCTGCTGGCCATCGCACTCAACTCCTGGCGCGCCACGCGCCGCGGAGAACTCCGCTGGGCCGGGCGCACCTATCCCAACGCCTGA
- a CDS encoding DUF523 domain-containing protein yields MNDQNRSRGPVVGTSNKVLVSACLLGREVRYDGKDSPVKSASGLQWLAAMHRAQRLVAVCPEVGGGLSVPRPPAELVGGDGLAFWRGQARVISVEGLDVSAEFERGACLALELARRHQVCAAVLKARSPSCGGASVYDGSFEGRLIPGQGVTAALLRWAGVAVFTDEELDQARAFVEARG; encoded by the coding sequence ATGAACGATCAAAACAGGAGCCGGGGGCCGGTGGTGGGCACCTCGAACAAAGTCCTGGTCAGCGCCTGCCTCCTCGGACGGGAGGTGCGCTACGACGGGAAGGACTCGCCAGTAAAAAGCGCTTCGGGGCTGCAATGGCTTGCGGCGATGCACCGGGCCCAGCGTCTGGTGGCGGTCTGCCCGGAGGTGGGCGGGGGCTTAAGCGTGCCGCGTCCGCCGGCCGAGCTGGTGGGGGGCGATGGTCTGGCGTTCTGGCGAGGCCAGGCACGGGTGATCAGCGTCGAGGGCCTCGATGTGAGCGCGGAGTTTGAGCGCGGCGCCTGTCTGGCGCTGGAGCTCGCCAGGCGCCATCAGGTCTGCGCGGCGGTGCTCAAAGCACGAAGCCCCTCGTGTGGAGGGGCTTCGGTGTACGACGGCAGCTTTGAGGGCCGGCTGATTCCCGGCCAGGGAGTCACCGCCGCGCTCTTGCGTTGGGCGGGGGTGGCCGTGTTCACGGATGAAGAACTCGACCAGGCCCGGGCCTTTGTGGAGGCCCGGGGCTGA
- a CDS encoding lipocalin family protein produces MERGWRWATAALLGVGAMWLVSCATGAGSGSSVEAVRELDLERYAGRWYEVASVPLRAQRGCVGTTATYTLREDGDVKVENRCFRDSFEGRESGITGRAWSAGEAEAGKLYVRFFWPLRSAYWVVALDPGYRWAAVSGPERKNLWILSREPCMAQDAFEAIVRDLQARGFPVERLRATPQRDAHGERCVVSL; encoded by the coding sequence ATGGAACGAGGATGGAGGTGGGCAACAGCCGCGCTGCTGGGAGTGGGGGCGATGTGGCTGGTGAGTTGTGCGACGGGCGCCGGGTCCGGGAGTTCGGTGGAGGCGGTCCGGGAGCTCGATCTGGAGCGTTATGCCGGGCGCTGGTACGAGGTGGCGTCGGTGCCGCTGCGGGCGCAACGCGGTTGCGTGGGCACCACCGCCACCTACACGTTGCGCGAGGACGGCGATGTGAAGGTGGAGAACCGCTGCTTCCGCGACTCCTTTGAGGGCCGGGAGTCGGGCATCACCGGGCGGGCCTGGAGCGCCGGAGAGGCCGAGGCGGGCAAGCTCTACGTGCGTTTTTTCTGGCCTTTGAGGAGCGCGTACTGGGTGGTGGCCCTGGACCCGGGGTATCGCTGGGCGGCGGTGTCGGGGCCGGAGCGCAAGAACCTGTGGATCTTGAGTCGGGAGCCCTGTATGGCGCAGGATGCGTTTGAGGCGATTGTGCGCGATCTGCAAGCCCGCGGGTTTCCGGTCGAGAGGTTGCGCGCCACGCCGCAGCGCGATGCTCATGGCGAGCGTTGCGTGGTGTCCTTGTGA